A genomic window from Triticum urartu cultivar G1812 chromosome 7, Tu2.1, whole genome shotgun sequence includes:
- the LOC125520670 gene encoding acyl transferase 15-like yields MSVVVSKSSPVVVYPAEPRAPAGDVQLSSFDQRIPPFAVTSILMFDHPIDKPIETVKLALSRALVYYRPVCGRLAGADHRIKCTDEGVPFVGASASCALDLEGITPALLADLAVAYAGPFCRRADALLQMQVTEFPCGGFVVGVTWNHVLADGTGMGQFLQAVGELARRMPRPSVIPVRSADAVRDIPPPTATAERRSLMKPKEKEGQGAFLDITVPSTLIGRVKAQCACTVFEAVAAVLWRCRTRAAVEHPDAPTPLIFPNNVRELSGAHDGYYGNCTIMKSVQATRAQVADGDIRDVVRLVRRGKETLLEAEGGRAEAGGDLYNRLAVSSWRRIGLDATDFGGGTPARVMWHEDRMVVPECIVCPPWKGKDGVNVQSLCVRPEHAAAFLAELAAM; encoded by the coding sequence ATGAGCGTTGTGGTGAGCAAGTCCTCGCCGGTGGTCGTGTACCCCGCCGAACCCCGGGCGCCGGCCGGCGACGTCCAGCTCTCCTCTTTCGACCAGCGCATCCCCCCTTTCGCGGTCACATCGATCCTCATGTTCGACCATCCGATCGACAAGCCCATCGAGACCGTCAAGCTTGCGCTCTCGCGAGCGCTCGTCTACTACCGCCCTGTGTGCGGCCGCCTCGCCGGGGCCGACCACCGCATCAAGTGCACCGACGAGGGCGTGCCGTTCGTGGGGGCGTCCGCCAGCTGCGCCCTAGACCTGGAGGGGATCACCCCGGCGCTGCTCGCGGATCTCGCCGTCGCCTACGCTGGTCCTTTCTGCCGACGCGCCGACGCGCTGCTGCAGATGCAGGTCACGGAGTTCCCCTGCGGCGGCTTCGTCGTCGGGGTCACGTGGAACCATGTCCTGGCCGACGGCACCGGGATGGGGCAGTTCCTGCAGGCCGTCGGCGAGCTCGCCCGCAGGATGCCGCGACCGTCCGTCATCCCGGTCAGGTCGGCTGACGCGGTCCGGGATATTCCGCCGCCCACGGCCACGGCGGAGAGGCGCTCCTTGATGAAGCCCAAGGAGAAGGAGGGCCAGGGCGCCTTCCTCGACATCACCGTCCCGTCGACCCTCATCGGCCGCGTCAAAGCCCAGTGCGCCTGCACGGTGTTCGAAGCCGTCGCGGCGGTGCTGTGGCGGTGCCGGACCCGCGCGGCCGTCGAGCACCCCGACGCCCCTACGCCGCTCATCTTCCCCAACAACGTGCGCGAGCTCTCCGGCGCGCACGACGGCTACTACGGCAACTGCACCATCATGAAGTCGGTACAGGCGACGCGCGCCCAGGTGGCCGACGGTGACATCAGGGACGTGGTGCGGCTCGTCAGGCGCGGCAAGGAGACTCTGCTCGAGGCCGAGGGCGGCCGCGCGGAGGCCGGCGGAGACTTGTACAACAGGCTGGCCGTGTCGAGCTGGCGGCGCATCGGGTTGGACGCGACCGACTTCGGCGGCGGGACGCCGGCGCGGGTGATGTGGCACGAGGATCGGATGGTGGTGCCCGAGTGCATCGTGTGCCCGCCGTGGAAGGGCAAGGACGGGGTCAATGTGCAGTCGCTCTGCGTCAGGCCGGAGCACGCCGCCGCCTTCCTGGCCGAGCTTGCGGCAATGTGA
- the LOC125520698 gene encoding protochlorophyllide-dependent translocon component 52, chloroplastic-like, protein MPVASDKFYRQLPLTARRFFLSLVSSPLVSTHAVDRPLDATGDMDPLRLLLPRAQAQPLLPLPAGVPAPSVRPRLVPRRRARRHRNGAARMLPASAVASESPWTEQDPASGEKEERFDWLDQWYPFAPVEDLDPGAPHGKMVLGIRVVAWYDRGAGEWRVFEDACPHRLAPLSEGRIDDKGRLQCVYHGWCFDGRGACKFIPQAPALGPPVHANSKACVASYPCVVQNKLLWFYPRAGPEHADVLRRKRPPFIKEIDDPSFVTSFLIRDMPFGYDVLAENLMDPSHVPYAHKGLFRGLPRLVDPGREEYDKEGGVPMAVKVEESSVNGFASSQGPGYANFVAPCTYYGSPASKKSEKNKPHLMIVFIIVPVAPGRSRVMWAYPRNFGLWLHKITPRWFDHIGVNVVLDSDMYLLHLEERNFAKAGIENWQKSVYVPTTSDGTVVAFRNWFRKHCRFQVGWAAPTVDQLPPTPTKDKLMDRYWSHVAQCTSCSAALKAMKALEVALQVASIAVVGLLAVAKGTLLTSVAQRAAVVSAAVLCFVASRWLADFIQKKFYFEDYVHAYK, encoded by the exons ATGCCGGTAGCTTCCGATAAGTTCTACCGCCAACTACCGCTGACTGCTCGCCGTTTCTTTCTTTCACTTGTCTCAAGCCCTCTCGTTTCCACCCACGCCGTCGATCGGCCGTTGGACGCCACCGGCGACATGGATCCCCTCCGCCTGCTCCTCCCCCGCGCCCAGGCCCAGCCATTGCTCCCGCTCCCCGCCGGCGTCCCAGCGCCGAGCGTCAGGCCCCGCCTCGTCCCGCGGCGACGGGCGCGCCGCCACCGCAACGGGGCCGCACGGATGCTGCCGGCGTCGGCCGTGGCGTCCGAGTCGCCGTGGACGGAGCAGGATCCGGCGTCCGGGGAGAAGGAGGAGCGGTTCGACTGGCTGGACCAGTGGTACCCTTTCGCCCCCGTGGAGGACCTGGACCCCGGCGCGCCGCACGGCAAGATGGTGCTGGGCATCCGCGTGGTGGCCTGGTACGACCGCGGCGCCGGCGAGTGGCGCGTGTTCGAGGACGCGTGCCCGCACCGCCTGGCGCCGCTCTCGGAGGGCCGCATCGACGACAAGGGCCGGCTCCAGTGCGTGTACCACGGGTGGTGCTTCGACGGGCGCGGCGCCTGCAAGTTCATCCCGCAGGCCCCCGCGCTCGGCCCGCCGGTGCACGCCAACAGCAAGGCGTGCGTGGCGTCGTACCCGTGCGTGGTGCAGAACAAGCTCCTGTGGTTCTACCCGCGCGCCGGGCCGGAGCACGCGGACGTGCTGCGGCGGAAGCGGCCGCCGTTCATCAAGGAGATCGACGACCCGTCCTTCGTCACCTCCTTCTTGATAAGGGACATGCCCTTCGG GTACGACGTGTTGGCGGAGAACCTCATGGACCCTTCTCACGTGCCCTACGCGCACAAAGGCCTGTTCCGCGGCCTCCCCAGGCTTGTAGACCCCGGCAG agAGGAGTACGACAAAGAAGGCGGCGTGCCGATGGCGGTGAAGGTGGAGGAGTCGAGCGTGAACGGGTTCGCGTCGTCGCAGGGCCCCGGCTACGCCAACTTCGTCGCGCCTTGCACGTACTACGGATCGCCGGCGTCCAAAAAATCAGAG AAGAACAAGCCTCACCTCATGATCGTGTTCATCATCGTCCCGGTCGCTCCGGGGAGGAGCAGGGTGATGTGGGCCTACCCGAGGAACTTCGGCCTCTGGCTGCACAAGATCACGCCGCGGTGGTTCGACCACATCGGCGTCAACGTCGTCTTGGATTCCGACATGTACCTCCTCCACCTCGAG GAGCGCAATTTCGCCAAGGCGGGCATCGAGAACTGGCAGAAGAGCGTGTACGTGCCCACGACGTCGGACGGCACCGTCGTCGCCTTCAGGAACTGGTTCAGGAAGCACTGCAGGTTCCAGGTCGGCTGGGCGGCCCCGACGGTCGACCAGCTGCCGCCGACCCCCACCAAGGACAAGCTCATGGACAGGTACTGGTCGCACGTCGCGCAGTGCACGAGCTGCAGCGCCGCACTCAAGGCCATGAAGGCGCTGGAGGTCGCCCTGCAGGTGGCGTCGATCGCCGTCGTCGGGCTCCTCGCGGTGGCCAAGGGGACGCTGCTCACGTCCGTCGCCCAGCGGGCCGCCGTCGTGTCCGCGGCCGTCCTCTGCTTCGTGGCGTCCCGGTGGCTCGCCGACTTCATCCAGAAGAAATTCTATTTTGAGGATTATGTCCATGCTTACAAGTGA